CACCGGAGGGAGAAAGTAAACGGGGACTTTTGTTACGCTAAGGTATTGGATACCCGCGTACTGGTAGTCGTAGCAGATGTGCTAGGCCACGGGGAGGGAGCGCACCACGGAGCGGTGGTCCTGGCACGGGCGCTCCAGCGGGCCGCGGGTATTCTGCAGCAGGCATACGCTGTTGTGGATGAAGCGGCTTCACAGACGCGGGGATGTACCCTTTTTTTAGCCCTGCTTGACCGAACAGCGATAGAATATATCTTGGTCGGAAACGTCAGAGGGTGGGTACTAACGCGAAAAGGTACGGAGGTCCTGGTGGGGCAGCCGGGCATTGTAGGCAAGAGAATGTTTAATCCTGCCATCCGCCGGCTGGAGCTGTCGGGACCTGCTCTTCTTCTGGCCTGTACCGACGGGATCAAGCGCGGCTTTTCGCCCGCAGGTTTGTCGTGGCTCTGGGAGGGAACAGGAGAAGCAACGGCGCGCCGTGTGGTAGAGAGATATGGCATCGCCGAAGACGATGCCAGCGTGCTGGTAGGGAGGAGGTATGTCTAGTTGTCGGGGGAATTCTACTCGACTTACCGCAGTTATCTTGAACGTTATATGTACGAAGGGGCTACGGAGGGGCTGCTTCTCGAAGCGTACCAGGATCTGCCGCGCTACCTGGACGACAGCGAGGTGCAGGCAGCCAGCATTTTGGACGTGCATACACGTGCCTTACGGGAGGTCATGGGAATTAGGCGGGACAGCGATAATGTGCAGTGGATATACATAGCCCGTGCCACCGAGTTTTTGGCCCAGATCCTGGTAGTTATTGATATGTTTTTCCTCCAGCTGAAGGAAAAGGCCGAGCGCGATCATCTTACCGGGCTTTATAACCGGCTGGCCCTTTACCGTTTGCTTCCCCAGATGCTCGAAGAAGCTCAAAAGCAGGGAAAGCCGCTTGTTGTGGCCATGCTCGATTTGGATAATTTTAAGCGCATCAATGACCAGTACGGCCACCAGGCAGGCGACGACGCGCTTCGTTTCATAGCTGCTTTTATCAAAAGAGTTTTGCGGAATGATGACTTGGCCGTTCGCTTCGGCGGTGAAGAATTTGTAATTGTCCTTCCGGCGACGGACTTTGCTAAGGCCAGGATTCCGTTGGAACGAATTCGGACCCAAATAGCAGTGAAGGGGATGCTGCCACCGGGTGCCGAGGTTCTTACGGTAAGCATAGGAGTTGCCGGGTATGCCGGCCGTGGCCCTGTCGATCCCGACGAGCTAATCCGGCAAGCGGATGAA
This portion of the Clostridia bacterium genome encodes:
- a CDS encoding SpoIIE family protein phosphatase, which encodes MRLQVEKPETDQQAREGSGWEVSVYSRPHRREKVNGDFCYAKVLDTRVLVVVADVLGHGEGAHHGAVVLARALQRAAGILQQAYAVVDEAASQTRGCTLFLALLDRTAIEYILVGNVRGWVLTRKGTEVLVGQPGIVGKRMFNPAIRRLELSGPALLLACTDGIKRGFSPAGLSWLWEGTGEATARRVVERYGIAEDDASVLVGRRYV
- a CDS encoding GGDEF domain-containing protein, which translates into the protein MSGEFYSTYRSYLERYMYEGATEGLLLEAYQDLPRYLDDSEVQAASILDVHTRALREVMGIRRDSDNVQWIYIARATEFLAQILVVIDMFFLQLKEKAERDHLTGLYNRLALYRLLPQMLEEAQKQGKPLVVAMLDLDNFKRINDQYGHQAGDDALRFIAAFIKRVLRNDDLAVRFGGEEFVIVLPATDFAKARIPLERIRTQIAVKGMLPPGAEVLTVSIGVAGYAGRGPVDPDELIRQADEAMYRAKQLGKNKVVFAKGDDGE